The Benincasa hispida cultivar B227 chromosome 11, ASM972705v1, whole genome shotgun sequence genome has a segment encoding these proteins:
- the LOC120090034 gene encoding uncharacterized protein LOC120090034, producing the protein MIIDDLQFVLTEEFPPVPARNASQALKDAYDCWTKTNDKARVYILASLSDVLPKRHEVMMSACQIMESLQEMFRQMSIQIWHEAFKYIYNVRMKESQSVRKYVFNLMDQFNLVKMNGVVINEQSQVSFILEALLKSFLQFCSNVVMK; encoded by the coding sequence ATGATTATTGATGATCTACAATTTGTCTTGACGGAGGAATTTCCTCCAGTCCCCGCTCGAAATGCATCCCAAGCgttgaaggatgcttatgactgttggacaaagaccaatgatAAGGCTCGAGTCTATATCTTAGCAAGTCTGTCTGACGTTCTTCCCAAGAGGCATGAGGTCATGATGTCTGCAtgtcagatcatggagtccctccaGGAGATGTTTAGGCAAATGTCTATTCAAATCTGGCACGAGGCCTTCAAGTATATTTACAATGTACGCATGAAAGAAAGCCAATCAGTGAGGAAATATGTTTTCAACCTGATGGACCAGTTCAATCTTGTCAAAATGAACGGTGTGGTCATCAATGAGCAGAGTCAGGTGTCATTTATTTTAGAAGCccttctaaagagttttcttcaattctgTAGTAATGTGGTTATGAAATAA